The following proteins are encoded in a genomic region of Corticium candelabrum chromosome 11, ooCorCand1.1, whole genome shotgun sequence:
- the LOC134187298 gene encoding uncharacterized protein LOC134187298 → MCLLLSGKLDRNISPFLSGAPLTALQKKAGGIRPIAVGEVLRRLASRLCCSAIKPRLPDVFLPYGQVGVGIRGGLEASVHSLRSYIEENSARHDLCCFKLDMKNAFNECHRNSFLKRLGSEFPELVAWVQWCYHCAAELRFGYHHLTSTAGVQQGDPLGPLLFSLVVLELMDEVGEVPGLDLNLWYLDDGTFAGTRKSVSKLINFIIEKGPSLGLHVNLSKCEVFWPSGDRTHPEFPPEVHRLSDGMELLGSPVFGSSDFFTNCFKKRVDQVANTQSHLSDLENPQVELQLLRSCLSICKINHLLRSVRPGVATSTLSIFDEGLRRSLSRITRSSISDFAWSQAVLPIGKGGMGIREALSTSPSAFLGSCNSNRKLVNCLLKRNHPSLLTLIKPLPGEDEARGIVHNLLSRKDSPSLDLVTATQHQIQIQLDDISFSNLLNSVSLRDRARLKTLSSPHTGAWLRATPNRNLGLTMSPHEFVVAARYWLGLPVFPFPPNSIRCICGHPLDPYGDHLVGCGHGPHRLNRHNALCESIWQSLLIDSKQVVKEQRSSGQSKCRPGDVFHPNFLNGRPGYFDITVRNTLQPSYIARVAETSGVVAEAAEMGKDDRHHARVSLTGGTFYPLVVETLGLWSPDSLETLKSISSKVCAVLAVPFWKALKNLLEQLSVRLWIYNARMISSRILAEVAEVLSWDFPVCE, encoded by the coding sequence atgtgtctcttgttgtctGGAAAACTTGATCGCAACATTTCTCCCTTCCTGTCTGGTGCCCCTTTGACTGCTCTCCAAAAGAAGGCTGGCGGCATTCGGCCCATTGCTGTTGGGGAAGTGTTGCGTCGTTTGGCTAGCCGTCTTTGCTGTTCTGCTATAAAACCTCGCTTACCGGACGTCTTCTTACCATATGGTCAGGTAGGTGTTGGAATACGAGGAGGTTTAGAGGCAAGTGTTCATTCTCTAAGGTCATACATTGAAGAGAACAGTGCTAGACATGACCTGTGCTGTTTCAAACTGGACATGAAGAATGCGTTCAATGAATGCCATCGCAATTCATTCCTGAAGAGACTTGGCAGTGAATTTCCTGAATTGGTAGCTTGGGTACAGTGGTGCTATCACTGTGCTGCTGAGTTGCGCTTTGGCTATCATCACCTTACATCTACAGCAGGAGTCCAACAAGGCGATCCACTGGGACCACTGCTGTTCTCCTTAGTCGTCCTAGAACTAATGGATGAAGTTGGAGAAGTGCCTGGCTTAGACCTAAATTTGTGGTACCTTGACGATGGTACTTTTGCTGGCACACGGAAATCTGTCTCAAAGTTAATAAACTTCATCATAGAGAAAGGTCCTTCCCTGGGCCTTCATGTCAATTTATCAAAGTGTGAAGTGTTTTGGCCTTCAGGAGATCGAACACATCCAGAATTTCCACCAGAAGTACACCGGTtgtcagatggaatggaattGCTTGGTTCTCCTGTGTTTGGTTCATCGGATTTCTTCACTAATTGTTTCAAGAAGCGAGTCGATCAAGTAGCAAATACCCAATCTCATCTCTCTGATCTTGAAAATCCACAAGTGGAACTTCAGTTGTTGAGAAGTTGCCTGTCCATATGTAAAATCAACCATTTGCTACGATCTGTGAGACCTGGGGTTGCTACGAGCACATTGTCTATTTTCGATGAAGGGTTACGCCGATCTCTCAGCCGTATCACAAGATCTTCAATTTCTGACTTTGCATGGTCACAAGCAGTATTGCCAATTGGAAAAGGAGGTATGGGTATCCGGGAGGCCTTATCTACTTCACCTTCCGCTTTTCTTGGCAGCTGTAACTCAAATCGAAAGTTAGTTAATTGCTTACTGAAACGTAACCATCCTTCTCTTCTCACTTTGATCAAACCCTTGCCTGGAGAAGACGAAGCACGAGGAATCGTGCATAACCTACTTTCAAGAAAGGATTCACCTTCATTAGATTTGGtgacagctacacaacatcaGATTCAAATTCAACTAGATGACATCTCATTTTCCAACCTACTCAATTCAGTGAGTCTCAGAGATAGGGCTCGCTTGAAGACATTATCATCTCCTCATACTGGTGCATGGTTGCGGGCAACTCCAAACCGTAACTTAGGCCTCACCATGTCACcccatgagtttgttgtagcagCAAGATACTGGTTGGGTCTACCTGTGTTTCCGTTCCCACCAAACAGCATCAGATGTATATGTGGTCATCCACTTGACCCATATGGAGATCATCTTGTTGGGTGTGGTCATGGTCCACATCGTCTGAATCGACATAATGCTTTATGTGAGTCTATTTGGCAATCACTCCTCATTGATTCCAAACAAGTTGTgaaagaacagagaagctCGGGTCAATCCAAATGCCGCCCAGGTGATGTCTTCCATCCGAATTTCTTGAATGGACGGCCTGGATATTTTGACATCACTGTAAGAAACACGTTGCAACCATCTTACATTGctcgagttgctgaaacatcaggagttgttgcagaagcagcagaaatgggCAAGGATGATCGTCACCATGCAAGAGTATCTTTGACTGGTGGTACATTTTATCCGTTGGTAGTTGAAACACTTGGCCTTTGGTCACCAGACAGTCTAGAGACTTTGAAGTCTATATCCTCAAAAGTAtgtgctgtgttagctgttcCCTTCTGGAAGGCTTTAAAGAATTTGCTAGAGCAGCTTTCTGTTAGATTATGGATTTATAACGCTAGAATGATATCTAGCCGCATACTTGCGGAAGTAGCTGAAGTCCTTAGTTGGGACttccctgtatgtgagtag
- the LOC134187468 gene encoding uncharacterized protein LOC134187468: MSESGSGCVESDTEEDDPPDCRRSTQSPNSCCPLCSLVTRDTVSLFQHINANHICYRNFPDVQFLEFHNRRLCSECGFAYGNRFSFCRRSLGPGRGRCRGLMTHPSASSWLSQCESTAVNGDIGIQNSPEVAPTSASRITSSSVPVSSSSNLVLEGIKAASMMSYPAVGDMELSVFNSLMNEVVTTPVQTVTHVPKSVRPLLSVVLAKELRCACEGGLWGFARLFMLAKATLRCPPRGGRKKRYVVKEILSSRLQRWLDGDILSLWLDVKAETNPCHVSLNSSNTATTNTRRSLRLASEGRYSDALQALGSRGCASHDSSEALEELANRHPVHDLPAWLEEVPPSLVVDSQEVISALEAFPNGSSPGYSHLRKRSPV, from the exons ATGTCTGAGTCTGGTTCTGGCTGCGTAGAGAGTGATACCGAAGAAGATGATCCCCCTGACTGTAGGCGTTCTACTCAAAGTCCTAATTCATGTTGTCCTTTATGTTCTCTGGTGACAAGAGACACAGTTTCGCTGTTTCAACACATAAATGCAAACCACATTTGCTACAGAAATTTCCCGGATGTTCAGTTCTTAGAATTCCACAACCGTCGCTTATGTTCAGAATGTGGCTTTGCTTATGGTAATCGTTTCTCATTTTGCCGACGTTCTCTAGGTCCTGGTCGTGGTAGATGTCGTGGTTTGATGACCCATCCAAGTGCATCATCCTGGTTGAGTCAGTGTGAATCCACAGCTGTTAACGGTGATATTGGAATTCAGAATTCACCTGAGGTAGCTCCAACATCAGCTTCAAGGATTACTTCTTCATCAGTGCCTGTATCCTCATCTTCTAATTTGGTGCTCGAGGGTATTAAAGCAGCTTCTATGATGTCCTATCCAGCTGTTGGTGACATGGaattgtctgttttcaatTCACTGATGAACGAAGTTGTCACCACACCAGTTCAGACAGTTACTCATGTCCCAAAATCAGTTAGACCACTTCTAAGTGTGGTTTTAGCTAAAGAATTACGGTGTGCTTGTGAGGGTGGCCTGTGGGGCTTTGCTCGCCTCTTCATGCTGGCCAAAGCTACCCTTCGCTGTCCTCCTCGTGGTGGGAGAAAGAAAAGGTACGTTGTAAAGGAAATTTTGTCTTCTCGCCTTCAACGTTGGTTGGATGGAGATATTCTATCACTGTGGCTGGATGTCAAGGCTGAGACTAACCCTTGCCATGTTTCATTGAATTCCTCAAATACCGCTACCACAAATACTCGAAGATCATTGAGATTGGCTTCAGAAGGTCGATACAGTGATGCACTTCAGGCTTTGGGTTCACGAGGTTGTGCCTCTCATGACAGCAGTGAAGCTTTAGAAGAGTTGGCAAATCGACATCCAGTTCACGATCTTCCTGCTTGGCTAGAGGAAGTCCCACCTTCACTAGTTGTGGACTCTCAGGAGGTTATTTCTGCATTGGAAGCATTTCCCAATGGCTCAAGTCCCGGTTATTCTCATCTTCGA AAGCGCAGTCCTGTTTAG